In Silene latifolia isolate original U9 population chromosome 6, ASM4854445v1, whole genome shotgun sequence, the genomic window GCCACCTACAAAAAAGTGTCAACTGGAAACGTAATTACACGCAAGACACCCAATAAGAAAATTCCACGTAGAAAAAACTCAACTAAATATAATTACTCCATCATCCAAAGGGAAATCCGATTTATTTATTTTCCAGATCAAAATAAATCCCCAATTATAtccaccaatttccccaaatttCTGCTACTATAATCTCGTTCTTCAAATCGGTACACAATTCTCCATTTCCGTTTCAATAATCGGCGAACAATTTCTCCAATTAAGCAATAATCTACCTCCATCtattaattagggtttcaaaagaTTGTTCGATAGTAAACCCTAATTATTACTTGATTTTCTGTATAATTTGTGTGTTTTTTGTTCAATTATGGCTGCCCGTGGTGGTACTACCTCCTATAGATCAAGGTATGATCACAAATTTACGATTAATCAATTAATTATATGAttaattcctcaatttctcgtgTCGATAAGCTTattgtaagaccgtcttataaaaGAATTAGCGTATTGTGAATTTGGAATGATAGTTTCTTGTATGTTCAGTttaatttgaatttgaatttgaattttgggGTTTGCAGTGATGGGTTGAGTACAAGGCAGGTGGGTTCGTCGTCGGGTGAGATACAGTTGACGATTGATCCGATGCATGGCGATTTAGATAACGAAATTACTGGCCTTCGTTCTCAAGTTCGTCAGCTCAAATATGTAATTATCTTTATCTCTTTTCTTCTTGTTTGGTTAACCTCTTGTGTTCTTTTGTATATTGTGTGTGTAACTGAAACATAAACATCTCTGTTATACGTCGATTATTTAAAGGTAATAATGCAAAATAGTAACTTGGGAAAAACCAGAATTGGAAATTCTGGCAAAGAAGTTGAATTTATGTTGATTGGGGCGACAGCCCGACTAATCTGTGCCCCTCTGTCTAATATCACCACCACATTGCGGAATTGGTTTTGTTATACTGGTTACTGAGAAATGCAATGTTATGATGTTGGGGTGGAGTGCTAGAGATGGTTTGTGTTTGATGTTATTAGAGTATGTGGCATGTCATGTACTCATGTCCGATGTTGCATAGGTCTTTATTCCTGTAATATATTCCTGTAATATATGTGCATCAGTTGGGAAATCGGTAAGGCTGGTGGATTTTGTGGGCTAATTGGACACGGTGACGGAATGAGGGATTACTAGAGTTAGCCCTTTTCTCTTTCGCATTACTAGTTATCCACTCATCCTCCCCAACCCCCACACGCCCCCTTCCGCTCATATTTCCTCCCTTCCTAAAAAAAAGGGCAGCCTGGTGCACGATGGCGTCCCGGCGAGTGTCCGGGGAAGGGTCCCACCACAAGGGTGTAATTGGGGCAAGCCTTTCCTTGCCATTTTAACAAGAGGCCGCTCCAAggacttgaacccgtgacctcacGGTCACAAAGCAATGCCTTAACCGGTGTGCCAAGGCTCCCCTTCATTCCCTCCCTTCCTAACTTCAAATATTGGTTCCGCTACTTTTAGATCTTTTAAACCACCGTTATCAACTTCAAGGGGATCTGTCCAGCTAATCAATTACTTCCTTACAACAAGATTGCTCATATTTTCCACAAGGGTAGAAAACTAAGATGATTGTCTCATGTATGACCAGCCTATTTCATCTTTTCGGATGAGAGAGAAAATGAAAGCCAATGGTTTTCGACCTTACTAGAAGGACATGAATGTCCCAAACTGGCCACAAAGTCGAATAGTCAGCCCTGCAAATGTGAAACTATGCTTCCTCATTTTTAAACAATATCTTCTTTTGTGTTATCTGTGTTATTATGCACATTTTTGATGATCCTACTGTTTACAAACATTCTATAGGTGGCGCAAGAGATACAAGGTGAAGCGAAATATCAGAATGAGTTCATGAATGAACTGGTAAGACACAAACACAGTTgattcatgtccataaaatgtgactaaGTTTTTATGCTGGCTGCCACGTACACAGACACAGTTTTTTGATAGATGAAATTAACTTTTGATGTTTTATTTTCACCTCTTCCCCTAGTTTCAAAGATAGCTTTTACTAACCTCCCGTACAGAGTTTTCAAttaatagatcctacaaccagttgtactcagttgtatgctctagaatccgagctatataataaagttttcgagttttgttttaaagaagtcgagctataccataaaatttctgaattcactcacttaaacataaaaaaaattaactttaagaaagctcaataaaattacacataagctcgataagatataacttggttgtatgatgCTATTGTACCACTGGAGGTATAATGCTATTTGTGCAGAGTTTTCCCATTTTTTAAAGTACTTCTTCAAAATATATATGAGGGGGATTTCTAAAAATGGGAAGAAGATGGAGAGATACAGAGGGTTTTTATTAAATGGCTGGAATTTCTCCTAGTCTTGGAACTGTTAATTGTTTTGGTACCTTCACTGCTTTACAACACTCTAGCCTTTGGCAAATGTCATTCGATTTGGGCACGGATCGGAGTATTCATGGTTGAATTCGGGTACGAGTCCGGTCACTTGAAGTTTTGGTATGTTTTAATCGTGTTATTATCGGGTCATTTTGAAGTGTGAATCACCTCAGAGCAGTAAAGTTCAGATCAGATCATATTTGGGTTATTCTGCTCGGAAATGGGTTGAGTCAGTTAGGGTCTGGTCAGCTGTGCCAGGGCTAGAGTTCATTCTTGAGTCCTTGTAGTAATCAAGTTGAACCCATCTTGTAGGATTATGCGTGGTATCAATTATCATAACATCATGTGTGCGTGCTGAATTTCTGACATATCCTCATTTGGTTGTGTGATGCAGCAAATGACTATGATCAAAGCTCAAGCTAGTTTGAAGAACAACATGAGGAGATTAAACCGAAGCATGGTCCGTAATGGCTCAAGCCACATAATGCACGTTGTCCTTTTTGCGCTATTTTGTTGCTTCCTTGTTTACCTTTGGGCCAAATTTTCCAGGCACTGAACACAACTGTGAATATTTTGCGTGCACAATTTGTCATGAAAGTGTATTAGTGTTCACGAATCACGAGGCTGGAGAAACCTATGTTGTAGATCTTTCCCCGTGAATGAAAAGTCGAGTTTGCTGCTGTGTTAACTTTGATTAAATGTCACGGTTTCCATCAGTATTAAGAGGAATACACAAGCTGTCCAGGAGATGTAAAACTCGTGATAATATTATCGCTATCAGATTAACTCAAAATTTCTTTCTATTGGTTTCAATCTTGTTTATCCTTATTTTTAAGTTTATTGCATGGATTCAATCTGATTATCCTTATCTCCAAGTCTATTGGATGGTAGGGAGTACTAAACAAGTCCGTCAATGATTTGAAAGATCGAAAGATTTCAAGTTGAATAATGCTTCCAAGTTCCGTCTCAATGATTTGGTTTTCTTCTGATTAAAAATGGCCTTCACTAAGCagtaaaaaaaaaatgtgaaCAGTTAGGCAAATAAATGAGACAGGAAGGGTATATATAACATTAATTACTATGATATATCAACAAGCACCAGTGGTCTAGTGTTAGAATAGTACCCTGCCACGGTACAGACCCGGGTTCGATTCCCGGCTGGTGCATATTGAAAGCAATGATGAATACAGCGCATATGTGGCTGATTTGGGTCTGCCACCGTTCCCTGAATTCTCAGATGAGACTTGCGCATCTGAGCTTTCCTTTTTTCCAATTATTATGGGACAATCATTTTTAATGTTAAGGTACTCATGGATGTTGTTTCTTTTAACCCAGAATTTCATATATTGACATGCTAGTTTGTTAACACACTTACTAGCCTGCTAGCCATAATAGCCATTTCGACTTTCGATATAAACCACTCTTATTTATCAAGTGTGTGCCTCATAAAAAAATTGTGGTTGTCATGATCGAGATAATAACGTAATCATTTTGAGACAATTCGGACAAGGTGCTGTAAATTGACAACATAGAATTAGAGATAAAGAAATATAAATTGAATCGAAAAAATCTAAATTAATAATTGCACACACGATAGCAGCTTCTTTTATAAGAGACTATAACGTGTTATGTACATCATGACGGCATCAGTAAGCTCGTTATTTCTATTTATTGGCAGTCAGGAACAATGCTATCTAATAATCAGTAACATTACATTGTCAAACTATGAAACTAACTGCAATTTATACAAATGCTGTAAAAAATCTAGTAAAATTAGGTTAATCAAAGTAGCGAGAATTAGAATGCTTCGCAGACGCTGTTGGTTGAATAAGGTTGTTGAATCGAGTTAGACAAGCAGAGTCTACTCCTTTTTGGCTCTGAAATCCTAACTTGTGCAATTGCTACTGTTAGTGCATCCATTAGACAACAGTCTTCCTGCTTTTCACCATCTACGGAATTGGGTTCCCGCTGTTTGGATGTCATCACCAAACTCGAAGATTCGCTTAATGAATTTGACTTGGATGGACGTTTATCGGACCCTGGCAGTGAAGTGCTAACTAGTTTATGAGAGAGTGCTTCTAATGCGATTCCAGTCTTTGACTTGATGGAAAGAGATTTCAGTATTCGTTCTGTGTAGAACATGATGAATGGATGCCCTGCAAAACAATGGAATTGTAAATAACTCGGCCTAGAGATATTACGCTAAATTTGAAGTCCCCAGCCAATGTCTACAACACTTTTCCATCACTACCCAGTGCAGTCGTGTATGTGGATGCTCGATCAAAGATGGAAAGCATTCGATGAAGGGAGTAAGTCATTCGATCGGGTAGaagattgctcgatcgagaactctttATTGCGCAACTCTTAGGCGTAAAGGAAAcacctgcaaagacgcaaataGCAACTACAAATACGACCAAAAACCAAGCCTAGATCGTTCAGTGTCTATGGTTGCAAAAACcatttagggggcgtttggtacgggaaagggtaagagaatgaaatcaagaaagggtaaaagagggaaatgaatgggatcacccatattatacttgggtgtttggttgacaattagagggaaaaggaattaaaagccaacatccaccacctccaccaccattaCCTACCACCTGCCACCATTATCTACACCGACACCACCACAAGTACCGGCGCCGACGATCTTCCTCACGGTACCCCATGGCGAACCTAATCACCGCGCCTCACGCCCTCAACAAACACCACAATCCCGACCCCAAACATCTTATTCATTCTAAAAAATCCACCACAACCCTTCGAAAACCCCTCCCCTACCCCTTAAAACACCAGGTCTGGTGTGGCCGGCGTCGGGCGGTTGCAGTGGTGTGGCCGAggaaggtgttggtggtggttggtggggtgGGAGAGTTACTGAAGGTGTTGGTGTGATGTTTAGTGGATGAGGATATGGGGTAGCGTGGACAGGCGGTGTcactggtggtggttgtgtcggtgtggtgggtgtagggtgtaggtggcagtggttgacggtgtgagagggtgtggtgggtgttggtgggAGTGGTAGAAATAGGGAGTAGGAGGAAGAAGGGATTATGGGGTTATGAGCTTACCCAAGGGGGGGAGGGGTATGGATGAGAATGGTTTTAGGGGTAAGGGGGGTATGGGTTACCCTttctttgtgtcaaacaaacaacaacaaaatgaatcaaccatttttattctcttcccctttccttattccccccaaccaaacgcccccttattacacacacaaaaatgaaatgtaaaacagctaaaaatttaaactccggattgcctcccggacagcgttAGTTTCAGACAGGCCCCAGCTCGACCTTTATTTTCTTTATCCACCCATTCCAAttgagcccaatcaaaacaactcaaagcacgcagcagccgatcaaataactgcacatgtgctacacaaaactaaACACCATAATAAAGAAAGAGCATATGAAACCAATATAAAGTACCGtctaagcctaacaaattttcgatgacaaatatggtgaaacttTATAAGCTTATTTATCCAACTGGGAGAGGGTGGAGTATTGAAATATATAGCATAAGTCATACGAGGTAGTTTACTATTAATACCAAGAATGTATTACCTCTATCGTGCTAGGAACATTACCGGACTCAGGTACTTTCTCATTCCCCTCCTTTATGGGTTCTACCCCATAAAtcgcagcctctaaagcatccaactcggctttgaaaatgggggattcaccataaccattgtcttcttcaaaatcGTCATATGAAAGGGACCAAGATGACATATCATTGCTCTCCGTGGCCGATATGTTCGAATGAGCAAagagtgtactcgatcgaagactttccttctgaatattactcgatcgaacatcatgatttgctcgatcgaggccTTTCTCATAAagacagttcgatcgagtggtagtttctgctcgatcgaacacttcctcaaaTAATGTACTTGATCGAATACTGTAACTATTTCGATCGAGTGTATATCGTTGTATAGTGCAGAAATCTTCAAGTAACGCTTCGTATTCAGATAGATCTTCgtattccgagtcatacataatTACATATTATTGTCGTCAATAGGCAATCCAGGTCCTTCATATGAAAGACTGCTATCGGTGTAGGCAGCGTGTACCTTCTCTGAGTGCCTAATGTTCGACTCatcagctaactgagctatttgagactccagcATTGAGCTTCCTTATATCTATCATCTTCATGCAGTTTAAGTGCAAGTGTCTTAATCAAAGACTTCACTTCAGCAATcgcttctttctgtttatcacaaggaggagcttgttgttgcggtagCCAAacgaatggaggcttttgatagcctcgttgttgaaacggatgtggtggcacatatgCAATGGAATAACTAGCTTGTATCcgctgcctaaacgcatagacttcgccGTTCCCTGTCAAGCAAATAACaacattgtgcccagcagcaccacatctctcgcaATAATGCACCACCCGTTGCGCCATatgatggaacataggtggaagatcaaaggtactcaagccttccctttgatgatctttaaCCTAGACCTGCCTaagtaggacctgtaggacctatcaaaacagcactaaaggaaaaagataaaaactgcctcaaggaataaattccttgaggttAAAGACATactaaaataaacaagcaaataaaatagttgcctccccggtaacggcgccaaaatttgataccgtcctcaggtaccaaaaataaataccgattactactaacagaagtcagtggtaagtagggtcgatctccacaaggagatgggaaaatgtcagctcaATTTAGTCCGTCGAGGTAATCAGATCTTGGggttttttaattgtttattctAATTTAATGAGGTCAAAGGTGAGAAAGAGAACAAGAGAGTAAAAAGAAAACAAGCagagagaaagcagctaagacagtcggctCACCATGGTTCTCAAGAAATGTAAtctaaggtctcaggtcaatgcaaattcgatctacagggcaatgaatatctcatTCCGGTCAccggcaacggcgctaaaatttgataccgtcgtttagtaccaaaaataaatacctaattactactaacagaagtcagcggtaagtagggttgatctccacagggaggcccTCACTATCTACTCATTAATTCAGTCCGTCTATGGTCACAATTCGGGGATTTTGAgtaatttaactaaactaataaaggTAAGAGTCGAGAGAGAgaataaagagagagaactaggattgtcggataccaatgaatgtcagataattgcagctaaggtcacagatcggacacttgtatcggtctaagggcgaaagataaagaaataataaacaacatgataaaaagAGATGTGCACAAGGGaaataacataaaaaaaaaaaaaagagaaaagaaattacAAAAGAGTGAATCCTGCAATAAGAACAAGGTAGCAAcagagattaagagtaaaacagTATGATATGATGTTTTTAACCTAATCctgacttcctttatatagggaagtgattattaacataaaataaacctaacacgggataaaaattccgagtatataagctagtcactcgatcgagcaactttatatcactcgatcgaaaaaTCCAacctaaaacctctcgatcgaggactttaggtactcgatcgaacactatcaaaaataaaacattcgatcgaagacaataactactcgatcgaagaaagatagtactcgatcgagtactttccagcgcacaattcctgcttcgcgcactgaacttaaaACGGCTGTAATTTGTTTGTTACTTGagcaaacagagcgtttccgctggcgttggaaagctaagtgaacaagatttcatctccaattggaatatcttgaaaatatattgtacaactcgagatatagctcttcaaagtaggcactagtaatttgaagttgttcttttgctcgcctagcttcctTGCTTCtatgcgcatcacaattagtagtttccaagttccgactcaactcatctcctaaatgcatgcataggaacatgttttaagcttgattatgctccttttcggttcatacctgcaaaaaatacaagacaaaccaaagtagacaattcgggggacgtttgtagctaaacactacacaaaatgcattgaaatgcgttcaaataaaatacaaaatacctatataaaatgcacgcattaaGATGTACCAAGAATTACCTGACAATTAACTATCAGATGGTTGGAGTACCAAAAAAAAGGACAATAGGACAATTTTGATCGTTGATGAAGTTTCACAAAATGCAATTTAACCCTAAATAAAATTGGCTTGAATTCAAGTAGTTATGCTTGATTTCTCATGGTAAAACACGATCCCCACATGCGGATCATAAGAGGAGTAATCTTGTGGTTTTGATCCGTAAGCATAAGCTAAGGCATTTGCTTACGGATTTGATTTTGTCGAATCCAAGATTTGTTGCAATTGTCAAAAACCTCCTTCTATGTAGGGCAAACAACACGGAAAACAACAAGATCGTCAATTGATGGCAAATAACTTGTTACGATTTCCACCAATAGATCCCGGGGAAATCGAAATCAGTCAACTATGATAATCATTCACAAGTAAATCATtcggtaaaataaataaatcatctGATATAAATTGAAATAAGAGTAAAATTTGTCAAATTAAAGACAAAAATTGTATCGACTCAAACTAAGCATATGAATATGTGATATAGGACGGAGTAGAGTCAAAAATCACCTAAATCTCCATTTAATGACGACATTCATAACACTAATAAATTTATTAACAATTAGAAATTCAGCGATAAAAAACTAAGCTTTAGTTAATTAGTAAAATCGGAGAAGCATATAGAGGCTCACCAGAAGATTGAGACGAAGATGACGACgacgtttttttttgtgagaCATGCGAGAGAAAGTATTTTGTGATAATTTATCGTCCACGTATATTTACTATTATGCATATGACCAGAATTTGCTAAACTTTGCCACGGGTTATTAGTATTTTGTCACGAATATTGCTATGTTTGTTAGTGTTTTcccacgattattgttattattgttttcttttttttctttttttattataCGCTTTTCGTCTCGGTTATTTTTCtatcttttattgttatttcaataAAAAACAGTTGATCTATGtaattaattcaacctaaaagaaatttttcaaaatcaaattttatatatttttatttgtgAACTATAATTTAAAGTGGATTGAATGGTTAATATTGTTTTGAAAACCTTTATGATATAATGGATTTTGATTTGGTCAACTGTGAGTATCAGTAGCTTCGCGTTCTCCAAATTCTCTCGCATTATCTCTTAATTCTCTAATTTTTGTTGCTTTATGTTTCGTTAATTGTGTTTCTATGTTTTATTTTCGCGATTATGTTAATTTTTCGTTAATATTTTTGATAATTTATGAGTTGCTTTTGAGGAAATTGCGCTTAAGAAGTTAGATTTCAAGTTTCGAATATATCCTGCGGTCGaaatttagctaggattagtgtgTTTGGTCGTGAAAAATAACGCAATATACAGCCTATTGTGAGAATGTATATTTCGAGAAGTATGAGAAGTAGCGGTGTTAGTTCATGCTTTGTTAATCGTTTATTTATGCTTCATTTTCACGATTATGTTGATCTGTTCGATGAAATTATGAATAATTTGCGTGTTGCGTTGAACAAATTGATATTATGAAGTTTAATATGTTGTTTAAGCCTGTGAATTTTGATTTGGTCAACGGTAGGTATCACTATAT contains:
- the LOC141586315 gene encoding bet1-like protein At4g14600, whose amino-acid sequence is MAARGGTTSYRSSDGLSTRQVGSSSGEIQLTIDPMHGDLDNEITGLRSQVRQLKYVAQEIQGEAKYQNEFMNELQMTMIKAQASLKNNMRRLNRSMVRNGSSHIMHVVLFALFCCFLVYLWAKFSRH